The following DNA comes from Streptomyces sp. NBC_00690.
GGGGTTGCCGGAGTAGCGGACGACCGTACGGAACGTCTTGCCCCGGGCCACGTCCTTCCGGGGGCGCACGGTCAGTTCGTCGCCTGCCTGGTTGGCGGCTGACCCCAACCCGTCGACGGTGACCCGGTCGGCCCTCAGGGCGTGGAGGTCGAGGTTGAAGGCGCTGAGGTCAGCGGTGGCGCGGGCGGTGATCTCGGCGGTGCCCGTCAGCCGTCCGGTGCGCGGCTCGTAGTCCAGGGTGAGGGCGTAGTGCTGGACGTCGTAGCCACCGTTCCCCAGGCGCGGAAAGAGGGGATCGCGCACTCCGGACCCGCCCGGGGTGCCTTGGACGCCCTTCGGTACGGATCCGCTCGCGCTGCACCCCGTCAGCGCGCATGCCGCGATGAGAGCCAGGGCGACGATGGGCGCGAAAGGGCGCGAGGAGAGGGGCGGACGCACGTCGCGATCCTAGGGGCGAGGCGCTGCGATGCCGGGGAAAGCCCTGCTGGGGCAGGGTGTCCGACAGCCGTGACATGGCCTGGCGGGATGCTGACCGAACCACCCTTGAACGCCCTTGAACGTGTTCCAAACCGCCGCGGGCAGCCCACAACGCCGCCCCCGAGTCGTCGTTTCAACGTCTCGGGGGCGCCCGCCGGGGTCAGCGGGTCAGAGCCGCCACACCCGCTCGGGCGAACTCCTCGTCCTGTGCGCCGCTCGGCGCGCCCGCCACTCCGATTCCCGCGATCGGAGCACCCTTGACCTGCACCGGGGCTCCGCCGCCCAGGAAGAGGGTGCCGGGAATGTCCTTCAGGTTCGGGGTGGAATCCAGACGCTTGACCAACTCCGAGGTGGGGGCGTTCCAGGAGACCGCCGTGAACGCCTTCTGCTGCGCGGACTCGTACGACTGCGGACCCGCGCCGTTGCCGCGCAGGGTGACGAGCGTGTTGCCGTTGCGGTCGACCACGGCGACCGTGATCCGCTGGCCGGCCCGCTCGGCGGCGTCCAACGTGGCCTGCGCGGCCCGGGACGCGGCGTCGACCGTGAGCTGGGTGGTCTGCTGGAGGTGTCGGTTGGAGGTGTCCGCCTTGACCGCCGCACGGGACTCCGCCGCGGGCGCATCGGCGCTGGCCGTGACGGCACCGACCGTCCCGACGCCGAGGGCCGCGGCGACGGCGGCCCCAGTCAGAATGCGGGTACGGACCGAGATCGACGACATCTTCTTCATGATCGTTAGCTCCTGGGGGCTGAGTTCCGGTGGTCAGCGGGACCATCTGCCATCGATCTTGGGGTTCACCAGGGCCTGTGAGCATCGGCGTACCGGCTGCCCCACACATGCATGATGGAGGAGGGGCGGGTCAGCCGATCGGCTGATGCGGCCGTGCTCCCCCGGGGTCACGATGCTGAGGAAGACCCCCTGTCCCGCCGGACCGATGCGCCCGGATCAGACGTACGTAGGAGATGGCCATGCCCCCCACACCTTGGGCCGCACCTCGGTACGGCCGGGTCCGGCACCGGGAGGGCGAGCCCGCGCGGGAGAGCGCGTACGACGCATCGGGGGACTCCCAGGGAGCGGACCGGGAGACCCGCTGGCTGGAGACGGTGATGAACATCGCGTTCCTCGCCCTGCTCGCCGGCGCCCTGCTGCGCTTCCTCACCCGGCACTCCGACAGCCCCTCGCTGCCCTGGGTGATCGGTCTCAGCGTCGCCCTCGCGGTCCTCCAACTCTCGGGAAACCGGCTGACCGCTCGCCATGGGCACGGAGACCTGGTCCGACTCGCGCTGATCGTGGGCTGCTGGACGGTGGTGGTGCTGCTCGCCCCCAGCTTCGCCTGGTGCGCCGTACCGCTGATCTACACCGGTCTGCGGTCCCTGCCGACCCGCGCCGCCGTCGCCCTGGTGGCCGTCCTGTGCGCCCTGGTCATGATCGCCGAATGGCGGCTGCGGGACGGTGTCGACCCCAATCTCTTCCTGGTGCCACCCGCCGTGGCCGTACTGGCCACCGCGGTCTTCCTCCACATGGGCCGGCAGGCCGACCGGCTCCGGGCGCTGATCGACGATCTGATCCGCACCCGTCGCGAACTGGCCGCCACCGAGCGGCGCGAAGGGACACTCGCGGAACGGCAGCGCCTGTCCATGGAAATCCACGACACCCTCGCCCAGAGCCTGTCCAGCCAACAGATGCTCCTTCAGGCCGCCGACCGCATCTGGGCGAGCGACCCGGGGACAGCGCGCGGCCACGTCCGTACCGCGGAGTCGATCGCCGAACGCAGCCTCGCCGAAGCCAGACGCTTCGTCCACGATCTGGCGCCCGCGGAACTCGCGGAGGGCGGCGGGCTGGAACAGGCGCTGCGCACGCTCGCCGAGCGGGAGTCCACTCCGTCCCTCCCGGTCCGCTTCCACCTCGACGGCCCTCCGCGGCAGTTGTCCGACCGGGTGCAGTCCGCGCTGTTGCGGATCGCGCAGGGCGCCCTGGCGAACGTCCGCGAACACTCGGGCGCCGGCTCGGCCGCGCTGACCCTGAGCCATCTCGACGACCAGGTGGTGCTGGACATCGCGGACGACGGGACCGGGTTCGTCCCGGGGGACCCGGCGCCGGGAGTACGCGGCCATGGCCTCGCCGCGATGCGGGCGCGCATACAGCAACTCGGCGGCACGCTGACCATCGAGTCGACACCGGGCGAAGGCACCGTCGTGTCCGCCGCGATCCCCGGGGAGCAGCGATGACCGCCGTACGAATCCTGTTGTGCGACGACCACGCTGTCGTACGGGCCGGACTGCTGGCACTGCTCGGCAGCGAGCCCGACATCGAGGTGGTCGGCGAGGCCGGCAGCGGTGAGGAGGCGGTCGCCATGGCCGC
Coding sequences within:
- a CDS encoding GlcG/HbpS family heme-binding protein, with product MSSISVRTRILTGAAVAAALGVGTVGAVTASADAPAAESRAAVKADTSNRHLQQTTQLTVDAASRAAQATLDAAERAGQRITVAVVDRNGNTLVTLRGNGAGPQSYESAQQKAFTAVSWNAPTSELVKRLDSTPNLKDIPGTLFLGGGAPVQVKGAPIAGIGVAGAPSGAQDEEFARAGVAALTR
- a CDS encoding sensor histidine kinase, translated to MPPTPWAAPRYGRVRHREGEPARESAYDASGDSQGADRETRWLETVMNIAFLALLAGALLRFLTRHSDSPSLPWVIGLSVALAVLQLSGNRLTARHGHGDLVRLALIVGCWTVVVLLAPSFAWCAVPLIYTGLRSLPTRAAVALVAVLCALVMIAEWRLRDGVDPNLFLVPPAVAVLATAVFLHMGRQADRLRALIDDLIRTRRELAATERREGTLAERQRLSMEIHDTLAQSLSSQQMLLQAADRIWASDPGTARGHVRTAESIAERSLAEARRFVHDLAPAELAEGGGLEQALRTLAERESTPSLPVRFHLDGPPRQLSDRVQSALLRIAQGALANVREHSGAGSAALTLSHLDDQVVLDIADDGTGFVPGDPAPGVRGHGLAAMRARIQQLGGTLTIESTPGEGTVVSAAIPGEQR